A genomic region of Geothrix edaphica contains the following coding sequences:
- the upp gene encoding uracil phosphoribosyltransferase, with the protein MTIQVLDHPLVHHKLSLIRDRKTPGSLFRSLIEEVGLILATESTRQLPVETVVVETPLERTGTLRLKSLDPVLVPVLRAGLGLLPSFLKLLPTAKVGHLGLYRDHDSLVPVPYYRNFPPMLEARPVFVLDPMLATGGSASEAVRQLKSAGAVNLSLVALLAAPEGLERLHGDHPDLTIVVGAVDRQLNEKGYILPGLGDAGDRLFGTA; encoded by the coding sequence ATGACGATCCAAGTGCTCGACCACCCCCTGGTGCACCACAAGCTCTCCCTCATCCGGGACCGGAAGACTCCCGGCAGCCTCTTCCGTTCGCTCATCGAGGAGGTCGGCCTGATCCTCGCGACCGAATCCACGCGCCAGCTCCCGGTGGAGACGGTGGTCGTGGAGACGCCGCTGGAACGCACGGGGACGCTCCGGCTCAAGTCGCTGGATCCCGTGCTGGTGCCCGTCCTGCGGGCAGGCCTCGGCCTCCTCCCCTCGTTCCTCAAGCTCCTGCCCACGGCGAAGGTGGGGCACCTCGGGCTCTACCGCGACCACGACTCGCTCGTGCCGGTCCCCTACTACCGGAACTTCCCCCCCATGCTCGAGGCCCGTCCCGTCTTCGTGCTGGATCCCATGCTCGCCACCGGCGGCAGCGCCTCCGAGGCCGTGCGCCAGCTGAAGAGCGCAGGGGCGGTGAACCTCTCTCTCGTCGCCTTGCTCGCAGCCCCGGAGGGCCTGGAGCGGCTGCATGGTGACCACCCGGACCTGACCATCGTCGTCGGCGCCGTGGACCGCCAGCTCAACGAGAAGGGCTACATCCTCCCTGGGCTCGGCGATGCGGGGGACCGGCTCTTCGGAACGGCCTAG
- a CDS encoding tetratricopeptide repeat protein, translated as MPEVRLRHFLPALMGSLHQQHAEGELVLEQNDGTRRLYWRGGDLVYLRSDAVGEQFGNFLIRRGVLDMASLKEMLADGEGSRMGDRVVQGGLMTVAERDKHLNELLESVLLHAMEHTILKMSWLPGVLEDNLSGDLQFWLDHRRLVWDIFRSAKIDQELVEMFRSEPDWRWEARPDLLDSLSDLPLTPTLAYALSLLGSEPLGYETIGSLSGLSPEESARLVATLWALGGLNLVRGDLPLLPREPATPFRALEPREIPEPVFEPVPIPEPAPEAEPEPILLIEEGDFPPPRARTPRSLPPLPPEAVERAFSEPTPAVLPLLHSKTEEESLPAMDRAHHLLIKAKSYVMQDRTSEAIRSLEQSIKLDGDSPAAYEAWLLLGRLRMGNPAWSTRAVEALQVASRIRPQAAEPWALMGELYHRKGFRANAQGCFRRALELDPSVAVPSGLEGEGGPDATRSEGGIMGRLRAMLGREKS; from the coding sequence GTGCCCGAAGTACGCCTTCGACACTTCCTGCCAGCCCTCATGGGATCACTGCATCAGCAGCATGCCGAGGGTGAACTCGTCCTTGAACAGAATGATGGGACCCGGCGGCTCTACTGGCGGGGGGGCGACCTCGTCTACCTCCGGAGTGATGCTGTCGGAGAGCAGTTCGGGAACTTCCTCATCCGCCGCGGCGTGCTGGACATGGCCTCCCTCAAGGAGATGCTGGCCGACGGCGAGGGCTCCCGCATGGGCGACCGCGTGGTGCAGGGCGGGCTCATGACCGTGGCGGAGCGGGACAAGCACCTCAATGAGCTGCTGGAGTCGGTGCTCCTCCACGCCATGGAGCACACCATCCTGAAGATGTCCTGGCTTCCCGGCGTGCTGGAGGACAACCTCAGCGGGGATCTCCAGTTCTGGCTGGATCACCGGCGGCTCGTGTGGGACATCTTCCGGAGCGCGAAGATCGACCAGGAGCTGGTGGAGATGTTCCGCAGCGAACCGGACTGGCGGTGGGAGGCGCGGCCGGATCTCCTGGATTCCCTCAGTGACCTGCCCCTCACGCCCACCCTGGCCTACGCCCTGTCTCTGCTTGGCTCCGAACCGCTCGGCTACGAGACCATCGGTTCGCTCTCCGGCCTGTCCCCGGAGGAATCAGCCCGCCTGGTCGCCACCCTGTGGGCCCTGGGCGGCCTGAACCTGGTCCGGGGCGACCTCCCGTTGCTCCCCAGGGAACCTGCGACACCGTTCCGGGCCCTTGAACCTCGAGAGATCCCCGAGCCCGTCTTCGAGCCCGTTCCGATTCCCGAGCCCGCACCGGAGGCAGAGCCGGAGCCGATCCTCCTGATCGAAGAGGGCGACTTCCCCCCACCGCGGGCGCGCACGCCGCGTTCCCTGCCCCCTCTGCCACCGGAAGCCGTGGAGCGGGCCTTTTCCGAGCCTACGCCTGCGGTCCTGCCCCTCCTCCATTCCAAGACAGAGGAAGAGTCGCTTCCGGCGATGGACCGGGCCCACCACCTGCTGATCAAGGCCAAGTCCTATGTGATGCAGGACCGCACCAGCGAGGCCATCCGGTCCCTCGAACAGTCCATCAAGCTGGACGGCGATTCCCCGGCGGCCTACGAAGCCTGGCTGCTGCTCGGCCGGTTGCGGATGGGAAATCCAGCCTGGTCCACCCGCGCGGTCGAGGCCCTCCAGGTGGCCTCGCGCATCCGGCCCCAGGCGGCCGAACCCTGGGCCCTGATGGGCGAGCTCTACCATCGCAAGGGCTTCCGCGCCAACGCGCAGGGCTGCTTCCGCCGTGCGCTCGAGCTGGATCCCTCGGTGGCGGTGCCTTCCGGTCTGGAGGGAGAGGGCGGCCCCGATGCCACCCGGAGCGAGGGCGGCATCATGGGGCGCCTGCGGGCCATGCTGGGGCGCGAAAAGAGCTGA
- a CDS encoding serine/threonine protein kinase, producing the protein MFEKLGKFEIKRVLGNGAMGEVYLGVDPSIGREVAIKTILPAAAQGGEAKERFAREARAAGVLNHPNLVTIYEFGEDQGVLYIAMEFVKGHDLDELLQEQSLTRSEALEILAQVCDGLGFAHRQHIVHRDIKPTNVRVQRDGRRLHAKVMDFGVAKISNSDMTATGMVMGTVSYMAPEYIRTGKPDPRSDLFAVGVMLYECLSGRKPFSGDTTPTVLYKIVNEPPEPIELGKVQGISPAIRSVLDRALEKNPDDRFQTAEDLAKALRAAKDPSWTGQLEETTSLLQAAAPTAPARPADSASAPTLQAPAAIIPPPVVAASPTRPSGAKAGRWLGLAALVLAGAGGTGWWALHRTSAPALEAKPAVVPPAEARSEAPRPTAEAQAAAPGSPGSVAPSEPKAPRPAASEPSRSASQSLPQGDSRGQEPTSPGPRAAEPRAIDQPELYHPEKLDKLQTHERLNLGNISMSEAIQLADKEPDKAIHGFRQAIKADPGNVNAHAWLATVLHDQGRHAEFVQELREARRQGILGQMMRNVRFKSALTQARLNRKLPADLAD; encoded by the coding sequence ATGTTCGAAAAGCTCGGGAAGTTCGAGATCAAGCGTGTCCTCGGCAATGGCGCCATGGGCGAGGTGTACCTCGGCGTGGATCCCTCCATCGGGCGCGAGGTGGCCATCAAGACCATCCTCCCCGCCGCCGCCCAGGGCGGTGAGGCCAAGGAGCGCTTCGCCCGGGAGGCCCGCGCCGCCGGGGTGCTGAACCACCCGAACCTGGTGACCATCTACGAGTTCGGCGAGGACCAGGGCGTGCTCTACATCGCCATGGAATTCGTGAAGGGCCACGACCTGGACGAGCTGCTCCAGGAGCAGTCCCTCACCCGCTCCGAGGCCCTCGAGATCCTGGCCCAGGTCTGCGACGGCCTCGGCTTCGCCCACCGCCAGCACATCGTCCATCGCGACATCAAGCCCACCAACGTGCGCGTCCAGCGCGACGGCCGACGCCTCCATGCCAAGGTCATGGACTTCGGCGTGGCCAAGATCAGCAACTCCGACATGACCGCCACGGGCATGGTCATGGGGACCGTGAGCTACATGGCGCCGGAGTACATCCGCACGGGCAAGCCCGATCCCCGCAGCGACCTCTTCGCCGTGGGCGTGATGCTCTATGAGTGCCTGAGCGGCCGCAAGCCCTTCTCCGGCGACACCACCCCCACCGTCCTGTACAAGATCGTGAACGAGCCCCCCGAGCCCATCGAGCTCGGGAAGGTCCAGGGCATCAGCCCCGCCATCCGCTCCGTCCTGGACCGCGCCCTGGAGAAGAATCCGGACGACCGCTTCCAGACCGCGGAGGATCTCGCCAAGGCCCTGCGCGCGGCGAAGGATCCCTCGTGGACGGGCCAGCTGGAGGAGACCACCTCGCTCCTCCAGGCCGCCGCGCCCACGGCCCCGGCCAGGCCCGCTGACTCCGCTTCCGCTCCCACCCTGCAGGCTCCAGCCGCCATCATCCCCCCGCCGGTGGTGGCCGCCTCTCCGACCAGGCCCTCCGGCGCGAAGGCCGGACGCTGGCTCGGCCTCGCGGCCCTGGTCCTCGCCGGCGCCGGCGGCACCGGCTGGTGGGCCCTCCACCGGACCAGCGCCCCGGCCCTCGAGGCCAAGCCTGCCGTCGTCCCCCCCGCGGAAGCCAGATCGGAGGCACCACGCCCCACGGCGGAGGCCCAGGCAGCCGCCCCCGGCAGCCCCGGCAGCGTCGCCCCCTCCGAGCCGAAGGCCCCGCGGCCAGCCGCATCCGAGCCCTCCCGTTCCGCCTCCCAGTCCCTTCCGCAAGGGGACAGCCGGGGGCAGGAACCCACGTCCCCCGGGCCCAGGGCCGCCGAGCCGCGCGCCATCGATCAGCCCGAGCTCTACCACCCCGAGAAGCTCGACAAGCTGCAGACCCACGAACGGCTGAACCTCGGCAACATCTCCATGAGCGAGGCCATCCAGCTCGCCGACAAGGAGCCGGACAAGGCCATCCACGGCTTCCGGCAGGCCATCAAGGCGGATCCCGGCAACGTGAACGCCCATGCCTGGCTCGCCACCGTGCTCCACGACCAGGGGCGTCACGCGGAATTCGTCCAGGAGCTGCGCGAGGCTCGCCGCCAGGGCATCCTGGGTCAGATGATGCGCAATGTCCGCTTCAAGTCCGCCCTCACCCAGGCCCGCCTGAACCGGAAGCTCCCCGCTGATCTGGCGGACTGA
- a CDS encoding ribonuclease III family protein, translating to MAKRSDELAELEAGLGYRFADRTLLREALTHTSAGKGRDNQRLEFLGDALLNFSVALLLHRERPDWQEGPMSKFRGVLVRTDSLHQWALDLGLDRALSAAHPRKAPPMGPKPLADALEALLAAIYLDAEQSGRDGSAAAMGLVEARFLDPIRQARPEAWSRLDPKTTLQETAARLGLPAPSYAQVDQSGPGHAPLFTVRATVGDLGAEAQGSSRKRAESDAARRLLDLLTESSQA from the coding sequence ATGGCGAAGCGCAGCGATGAGCTGGCCGAGCTGGAGGCCGGGCTTGGGTACCGGTTCGCGGACCGCACCCTCCTCCGGGAGGCCCTGACGCACACCTCCGCCGGCAAGGGCCGGGACAATCAGCGGCTGGAGTTCCTCGGCGACGCCCTGCTGAACTTCTCCGTGGCGCTGCTGCTCCACCGGGAGCGCCCGGACTGGCAGGAGGGCCCCATGAGCAAGTTCCGGGGCGTGCTGGTGCGGACGGATTCCCTGCATCAGTGGGCCCTGGACCTGGGCCTGGATCGGGCCCTGAGCGCCGCCCATCCGCGGAAGGCCCCGCCCATGGGGCCCAAGCCCCTGGCCGATGCCCTGGAGGCCCTGCTGGCCGCCATCTACCTGGATGCGGAACAGTCCGGCCGCGACGGCAGCGCCGCCGCCATGGGCCTGGTGGAGGCGCGCTTCCTGGACCCCATCCGCCAGGCCCGCCCGGAGGCCTGGTCCCGCCTGGACCCCAAGACAACCCTCCAGGAGACCGCCGCCCGGCTAGGTTTGCCCGCTCCATCCTATGCCCAGGTCGACCAGTCCGGTCCGGGCCACGCGCCCCTCTTCACCGTGCGCGCCACCGTGGGTGATCTCGGGGCCGAGGCCCAGGGCTCCTCCCGCAAGCGGGCGGAAAGCGATGCGGCCCGCCGGCTCCTGGACCTGCTGACGGAATCCTCACAGGCCTGA
- a CDS encoding HisA/HisF-related TIM barrel protein, protein MKIYPTLNLQHGRVIPTTGQGGPSAEAPLDLAARLLDEGATRMALVDVDAAMGKGNNRELIAQILQRCHARDRKVCIQVAGGIRSSDQAQFFIDQGAAWLVAGTILHKSSLVSEQLMARFQPFLTAAIDARGGQVHRSGWVDTTNLSALDLALRAKSYGFKRLLFVDIPDVPNADPDFDTADALAAATGLPLIMGGSITSLRHLDAAPAHLGLKGALVDALLFREDPGLLALLQAACA, encoded by the coding sequence TTGAAGATCTACCCAACCTTGAACCTCCAGCATGGCCGTGTCATCCCCACCACGGGACAGGGCGGCCCCTCTGCGGAAGCACCGCTGGACCTGGCCGCCCGTCTGCTCGACGAGGGCGCCACGCGCATGGCCCTGGTGGATGTGGATGCCGCCATGGGCAAGGGCAACAACCGCGAACTCATCGCCCAGATCCTCCAGCGCTGCCATGCCAGGGACCGCAAGGTCTGCATCCAGGTGGCCGGGGGCATCCGCAGCTCGGACCAGGCGCAGTTCTTCATCGACCAGGGCGCGGCCTGGCTCGTGGCGGGCACCATCCTCCACAAGTCCTCCCTCGTCTCCGAGCAGCTCATGGCGCGCTTCCAGCCCTTCCTCACCGCGGCCATCGACGCCCGGGGCGGCCAGGTGCATCGCTCCGGCTGGGTGGACACCACCAACCTCAGCGCCCTCGACCTGGCCCTGCGGGCCAAGAGCTATGGCTTCAAGCGGCTGCTCTTCGTGGACATCCCCGACGTTCCCAACGCCGATCCCGATTTCGACACCGCCGATGCCCTGGCCGCGGCCACGGGCCTGCCCCTGATCATGGGGGGAAGCATCACCTCCCTCCGGCATCTGGACGCGGCCCCCGCCCACCTCGGCCTCAAGGGCGCCCTCGTCGACGCGCTGCTCTTCCGCGAAGATCCCGGACTTCTGGCCCTCCTCCAAGCCGCCTGCGCCTGA
- a CDS encoding RNA polymerase sigma factor, with the protein MSAASPQPVDTSGSLPPETESPEYWMAQLKAGREEALAHLMARFERPLCAFLHRRLQGEAGVVQELAQEVFLKCLQHCQRFEEGRPVAAWLFTLAANAATDHLRRRGREVSPPETFDAPDPHQASPWESVDQGRRIQALRGALDGLTPRQRAMVLAYYVHEHPVKRIALDLGCAEGTVKATLFQSLQKLRKTLGPQP; encoded by the coding sequence ATGAGCGCGGCGTCTCCCCAGCCCGTGGACACCTCCGGGTCTCTCCCGCCGGAGACGGAGTCCCCTGAGTACTGGATGGCCCAGCTCAAGGCCGGGCGCGAGGAGGCCCTGGCCCACCTCATGGCCCGCTTCGAGCGGCCCCTCTGCGCCTTCCTGCACCGCCGCCTCCAGGGCGAGGCCGGGGTGGTCCAGGAGCTGGCCCAGGAGGTGTTCCTCAAGTGTCTCCAGCATTGCCAGCGGTTCGAGGAGGGCCGTCCGGTGGCCGCCTGGCTTTTTACACTGGCGGCTAATGCGGCAACGGACCATCTGCGTAGACGAGGGCGAGAGGTATCCCCTCCCGAGACCTTTGATGCTCCGGACCCCCACCAGGCTTCACCCTGGGAATCCGTGGACCAAGGCAGGCGGATCCAGGCCCTTCGCGGAGCCCTGGACGGCCTGACCCCCCGCCAGCGAGCCATGGTGCTCGCCTACTACGTCCACGAACACCCGGTGAAGCGGATCGCCCTCGATCTGGGCTGCGCAGAGGGCACCGTGAAAGCCACCTTGTTCCAAAGCCTCCAGAAACTCCGCAAGACCCTTGGACCCCAGCCATGA